Below is a window of Salvelinus sp. IW2-2015 linkage group LG11, ASM291031v2, whole genome shotgun sequence DNA.
tagatatctcagatggggggagtgatccctaagagggttttataaataagcatcaaccagtgggtcttgcgacgggtatacagagactaccagtttacagaggagtaagcaagtccccacagcaatgttccaacatctcgtgGAAAGCCTTCCGAGAAGAGtataggctgttatagcaacaaaggggggaccaactccatactaatgcccatgattttggaataagatgttagacgagcaggtgtccacatacttttcaccATGTAGAGTATgtgaaatggcatcaaaccaaTTATGAAGTTTAACAATATTGAAGTTTCCCTTGAAGTTGCAATAATAGACATCAAATTATAGCCTACTTTTGCAAgtgtaatacattttacaaaataataattaacagGTTTAACCagtatataattaagcaataaggcccgggggggtGTGGCTGTTTATAAGCATGACGCAACGcaacctggatacagcccttagccgtaatatattggccatacaccacaaacccctgaggtgccttattgctattataaactggttaccaatgtaattacagaagtaaaaatatattttgtcatacccgcggtgtacggtctgatataccatggctgtcagccaaacaaaattcagggctcgaaccacccagtttataatgaactAATCATTAACAGCTCCCTCGCTTCTCCAGACATGTCGTGGCTGCCTATGCTTTGCCTGACTGCCCTGCCTCATCTAGGAGGTCTCTATGGAGGTTACATCACACGCAAGCAGGTGAAGACGTGGTACCCCACTCTCAACAAGCCGCCATGGCGTCCACACAATTCTGCTTTCCCTATAGTGTGGACTACCATCTACACAGGCATGGAGTGAGTGTCAGACAACATACTCTGCTAGGTTGAAAACAATCACCTAAGCCCCTTCTGTGTTATCACATTGTAATTACTGTAAGTCAACCAATATGGTTCAGTAAATCTACACTGAtcgatactgaacaaaaatataaacgcaacaatttcaacgactttactgagttacagttcatatcaggaaatcagtMaatttaaataaattaattaggctctaatctatggatttcacatgattgggcaggggcacacccacttgggagccaggcccacccactggggagccaagttcaaccaatcagaatgagtttttccccacaaaagggctttattacagacagaaatactcctgagtttcatcagctgtccgggtgcctggtctcagacgatcccgcaggtaaagaagccggatgtggaggtcctaggctggcgtggtaacatgtggtctgcggttgtgaggctggttggacgtactgccaaattctctaaaacgatatggtagagaaattaacattcaattctctggcaacagctctggtggacattcctgcagtcagcatgccaattgcacactccctcaaaacttgagacatctgtggcattgtgttttgacaaaactgcacattttagagtggccttttattgtccccagtacaagttGCACCTGTGYaatgaccatgctgtttaatcagcttctttatatgccacacttCTCAGGTGGATGgcttatcttgacaaaggagaaatgctcactaatagggatgtaaacaaatttgtgcacaaaatgagaaacaagatttttgtgcgtatggaacatttctgggatattttatttcagctcatgaaacatgggaccaatctttacttgttgcgtttatttttgttcaggatagattctagaaaatgtattttgtttcccAACTGAATCTGTTGGAAATCTGCTCCACGCACTTCATTCAGAAAAACATGTTCCCACTTGTTTTATTAAACGGATCATGAAATATGGAACTGACTTGCATCTTATTTTTTATGATCACCCTGATAGGTATGGATCCTACCTGGTGTGGAAGGAGTGTGGGGGGTTCACTGAGGATGCTGTGGCACCTTTGGGACTCTACGCGTTGCAGCTGGCTCTCAACTGGGCCTGGACTCCCATCTTCTTTGGTGCACACAAGTTGAAAATGGTGAGCTCTCAGATAATGCAAAGGTTGTGGGCTCATGGCTTCAGGTTTTGGGATAATGGGGAGTtgatgaataaaaacaaaaaaagagcagTACACTCAATGAGAATTTtctataaatataatttttccaATAGGTGATCCATAGACACAGTCCATTGTAAAAACCACCTCCATTCTGCTACAGTGAGTGTAACATGACATATGAGCCATTTTGTGTTGTCTCTACCCCAGGCCCTCATCAAGATAGTGATGCTGACTGGTGCTGTTGGAGCCACCATGGCATCCTGGTATCCGGTCAATCGCACTGCCAGCCTGCTCCTGACACACTACCTGGCATGGCTGTGCTTGGCCACCTCCCTCAACTACTGCATCTGGAGAGAGAACCAGGATGAGGATGGAAAGGAGGAGTAGGCAACACTGTATGTGCCGTACTTGGTTTCTCCCAGGTTCTGAAAGATCTTTATTCCTGTTGAAATAACTATGTCAGTTGATATTGGCACCAAAATGTGGTCTTACTGGTTGCATTTATATTAAGATTTTTTGCACTAAAAAAAATGGCTATACTATGTAGTTGTGCCTACAATTGTATGAGGCAACAATGCTCAACATCAGTAATATGATCTTAATTCATTACATTGCAAAATGTTATTGATAATAAAACAATTGTTCAGAAATTGCCATAATACCCCATAAACATCTACCATCATTCCTATACGGTTATCAAAAACTCTTTATATTGCATAGCCTTTGTATTGACAGCTCCAAGGTCTAAACAATTAAGCCATTCGTATGCTACTGCGTTTTKTTTTTTTACATAAAGGTTTATCCCATAAACTAATCTCCATTGAAGAAATTGGTGCTTGGTTTTTGCAAGATTTCAGAAACCATCTTCATTCTTAAATgtattccaatatttctgtcgAAGCTTACCATGGCTTTGCAGAGAACTGATTTATTGTGCCAACTCTTATTACAAGGRAagtacatgccagcaaagccttAAGTACATCAGATTTGAATTACAATTGCCTGttgttaaaaatatatgttttatttgtcCTGAAGATGGATTCTTGAATTTATGAGAAGTCCGCTACACCGCAAACACTGATTTCTATGATTGAACGTATGCTCTCTCTTTGCACTGGTttgtttactttgctttgttccaaTAAACATATTTACATAAACCTATGTCTGATTTTATAATATGCACTACTTGTAACTCATATCACCTAGACGTTAATCTACCCAATGCTAGGGCATTTGAGCAACGTCTGCTCCATGTAAAAGGCTGTGTTTGAATAGTATTTAAAAGGCCCAGAGCAGTCAGTGACTTTCCTGTGTATATTTATACATATTCTCagagaggttggaataatactgtggatTTGTTAAAATGCCAATAAGAAAAGAGTTCCAAACCACTCTGCCAAGAACAGTTTTCCTTTTCCCCCCTCCCCACAGACCACTcggacagtcctagcaaaattattgcttgagaaattgctctttgaccattttaattgaaaaccatCACAGTAAGGTACCTTACTgtaacccagaaatgatttgatattgaaataaaaactgCTGCATTGAACCTTTTAAAAGGagcaaactgaaaagatttggcatgggtcctgagatcctcaaaaggttctacagctgcaacatcgagagcatcctgactggttgcatcactgcctggtacggcaattgctcggcctctgaccgcaaagcactacagagggtagtgcgtatagcccagtacatcactggggctaagctgcctgccatccaggacctctacaccaggcggtgtcagaggaaggccctaaaaattgtcaaagaccccagccacagactgttctctctactaccgcaaggcaagcggtaccggagtgcgaagtctaggacaaaaaggccaggtaatcaaatggctacccggactatttgcattgtgtgccccccccacccctctttttacgctgctgctactctctttttatcatatatgcatagtcactttaactatacattcgtGTACatattgtgtcccacccaccaccccctcttttacgctactgctactctctgttc
It encodes the following:
- the LOC111969614 gene encoding translocator protein-like, translated to MSWLPMLCLTALPHLGGLYGGYITRKQVKTWYPTLNKPPWRPHNSAFPIVWTTIYTGMEYGSYLVWKECGGFTEDAVAPLGLYALQLALNWAWTPIFFGAHKLKMALIKIVMLTGAVGATMASWYPVNRTASLLLTHYLAWLCLATSLNYCIWRENQDEDGKEE